The Prosthecodimorpha staleyi genome has a segment encoding these proteins:
- a CDS encoding glycosyltransferase family 2 protein, with product MTVHLYTRCWNDADMLGFMFRHYDPVVDRYFVYDDGSTDGSIEILRAHPKVTLRTLPPGDPKSRILSSVRFSDQVWHESRGVADWVIVADIDEHLYHPDLERYLAVSRERVVTLIPALGYQMISAQFPEPADLLLCAHLTRGAPWVKMSKLGLFDPDRIEATNYATGRHSCQPTGEIRLPPRDELLLLHYKYLDFERTQRRHEQSGTRSRELDIAKGWGKKYFWSREQLAEDWNAFERATIDIADSTIDHHRFHRARRWWRDLPRVADAEV from the coding sequence TTCCGCCACTACGACCCTGTCGTGGACCGCTATTTCGTCTACGATGACGGCTCGACGGACGGCTCGATCGAGATTCTGCGGGCGCATCCGAAGGTGACCTTGCGGACCCTGCCGCCCGGCGATCCGAAATCGCGCATCCTGTCCAGCGTCCGATTCTCCGACCAGGTCTGGCACGAAAGCCGGGGCGTCGCGGATTGGGTGATCGTCGCCGACATCGACGAGCATCTCTACCATCCCGACCTGGAGCGCTATCTTGCGGTCAGCCGGGAGCGTGTGGTCACGTTGATCCCGGCGCTCGGCTACCAGATGATCTCGGCGCAGTTTCCGGAACCGGCCGATCTCCTGCTCTGCGCGCACCTGACCCGCGGCGCGCCCTGGGTCAAGATGAGCAAGCTTGGGCTTTTCGACCCCGACCGGATCGAAGCCACCAACTACGCCACCGGGCGCCACAGTTGCCAGCCGACCGGCGAAATCCGCCTGCCGCCGCGCGACGAGCTTTTGCTGCTGCACTACAAGTATCTGGATTTCGAGCGCACGCAGAGGCGTCACGAGCAGTCCGGAACCCGCTCGCGCGAGCTGGATATCGCCAAGGGTTGGGGCAAGAAATATTTCTGGAGCCGGGAACAACTGGCGGAAGACTGGAACGCCTTCGAGCGCGCGACCATCGACATTGCGGACTCGACGATCGACCACCACCGCTTTCACCGGGCGCGGCGCTGGTGGCGCGACCTGCCCCGGGTTGCCGATGCCGAGGTGTAG